From Bacteroidota bacterium:
TAAATATTTTGCCTGCTATCTGCTGTATTTCAACTGCTTAATTGAAAATAAAAACTTTTCCACAAAATTTTGATTTTATAGAATTCACTCTATCTTTGTGGGACAAAGTGGTAAAATGTGGGACAAACTATCACAATATTTATCAAATTTATAAAAAATATCAATGAAAGGCTTCATTGGAGAATATGAATGTAAGTTAGATGCGAAAGGAAGATTCAAAATTCCTGCTAATCTTCTTCGGCAAATACCCGAAGAGGCAAATAATACATTTGTTATAAATAGGGGCTTTGAAAAGCATTTAGCACTATATCCTGCCAATGAATGGGAAATAATAACGGAAGAAATTAATAAACTGAATAACTACGATAAAAAGGTTCGCGATTTCAGACGCTTTTTCTATCGTGGAGCAAGTGAAATAAGCCTTGACAGTTCCTCCAGATTATTACTTCCAAAAACACTTTTGGATTGGCCAAAAATTGACAAAGAAATAGTTTTATTTTGTCATTCATTCATTATTGAAATATGGTCAAAATCCTCTTATGATGGACTTCTAAGCAATGAGCCAGAGGATTTCTCTCCAATTGCACAAAGCGTAATGGGCAACAAAAAAGAACATGACGGAGACTAACGACTATCATCAACCTGTGCTATTGAATGAAAGCATCCAAGGATTAAACATTAATCCTGCAGGGAGTTATGTCGATGTTACTTACGGAGGTGGAGGACATTCCAGTGAAATTTTAAATCAGATCACGTCAGGAAAACTTATTGCTTTCGATAAGGACAAGGATGCTCAGCAAAATACTTTAAACGACAAACGCTTTACACTGGTGCAACATGATTTTTCTTACATGAAAAATTTCTTGAAGTATCTAAATACCATTCCAGTAGAAGGCATCCTTGCCGATTTAGGAGTTTCATCCTATCAGTTTGATACCGCTCAAAGAGGATTTTCTTACAGGTTTGAAGCAGATCTTGATATGCGAATGGATCAGGACAGTAAACAATCCGCTTACAATTTGTTAAACGAATCCAGTGAAGCTGATCTACATAAGTTCTTTGGCATGTTTGGCGAAGTTAAAAATGCTAAAACACTGGCAAAAACAATAGTTGAATCAAGAAAAATCAAACCCATCCAAACCACATCTCAACTTTATACAATCCTGGAAAAGTGTACACATAAGAATGATCATTTACCACGATACGCAGGAATGGTATTTCAGGCATTGCGTATAAAGGTGAATAATGAATTAGAATCGTTGACACGCTTCTTAAAGCAATCCGAAGAGGTGCTCACAAAAGGCGGACGATTAGTGGTCATTACGTATCACTCCTTGGAAGATCGTTTGGTGAAAAATTTCATTAAAACCGGAAATGTGGAAGGAAAAGTGGAAAAGGATATGTATGGAAATTTTTCAACAACTCTTAAAGCAATAAACAGAAAGCCCATTTTACCTTCAAAAGAAGAAATAGAAAAAAACATCAGATCAAGAAGTGCAAAACTCAGAATAGCTGAGAAAATTTAGAATGAATAATAAAAGAAAAGAATCGGCAAACAAAAGAGATCGTTTAAACAAGATTTTTGATTTTGATTTTATGATCACCAAGGAAAGAATCCCAAAATTCCTTCCTTTTGTCCTTTTCATATCAGTACTGATCATTTTCTACATTGGCAATAAGTACTATGCAGAGAAATCATATTTGGAAGAAAACAGACTAAACAATGAAATCAAAGAATTGAGAGCAGAATCATTAACCACTAAAGCAGAATTGGTAAATAAAACGAAAGAATCAGAAGTAGCCAAAATTGTTGAAAAAATTGGATTGGAAGAAAATAAAGAGCCACCAAAAAAAATCGTAGTCGAGAAGGGTGAATACTAAACGTGACATATTGATCAGGGTATATCTGTCGTTTGTTTTTTTTCTATTAATTGGAATAGCAATTAGTACTCAAATTGGCAAAGTTCAGTTTAAGGAAGGCAAATACTGGCGATCCATTTCAGATAGCCTGACTACCTCCTACCGATCCATTGAGCCGATCAGAGGAAACATTTATTCAGCTGATGACAAGCTATTAGTCACTTCAATTCCTATTTATGAATTGAGAATTGATTTTAAGACAGAAGCTTGGATGGACGAGGAATATTATGATCAAAATATAGATAGTTTTTGCTTCAAAATGTCTCAACTGTTTAAAGATGCATCCTCCAAAGAATACAAATACCGCATTTCGAGAGCAAAAAACAGAAAAGAAAGATATTACCTCTTGAAAAGAAATGTTAATCACAATTACTTAAAATCTGTTAAAGAGCTTCCTTTCTTGAATAGGGGGAAATACAAAGGTGGATTTATTGTTGAGCAACATAGCATTCGTATACATCCTTTTCAATTATTAGCAGAGCGCACAATTGGTTACAAGGTTCCTAATGTGCAAGGTGTTGGTTTGGAAGGTGCATTTGATGAATATCTGGCAGGAAAAAACGGCCAGCGCCTTATGCAAAAAATATCAGGAGGCCAATGGATACCAATCAATTACGATAATGAAGTAGAGCCCGAAGATGGCAAGGATATCATTTCCACTATTGACGTTAACATTCAGGATTTCACCGAAGAGGCTCTTTTAAAAGCATTAATGCGTCATGAAGCCCAGAATGGTTGTGCTGTTGTTATGGAAGTTGAAACAGGACATATTAAAGCCATTGCTAATTTAAAAAGAAACACCAATGGTTCTTATGGCGAGAAATACAATTATGCAGTTGGAGCCAGTACGGAACCGGGTTCTACATTTAAGCTAATTACTGCACTAATTCTTCTGGAAAAAAACATAGTGAAGTTGACCGACAAGATGGATATAGAAGAAGGAAGCATTGAGTTCTATGACCGTGTTATGCGTGATGCAAGTTCTGAAGGCTATGGACGAATATCCTTTAAAGAAGCATTCGAGCATTCTTCGAATGTTGCTTTTTCAAAACTTGTGTTCGACAATTTCAAGAACAACCCAACTGCCTTTATCAACGAAATCCAAAAAATATCGATTGACAAACCTCTTGGATTAGGCATTGCCGGAGAAG
This genomic window contains:
- the mraZ gene encoding division/cell wall cluster transcriptional repressor MraZ, with the protein product MKGFIGEYECKLDAKGRFKIPANLLRQIPEEANNTFVINRGFEKHLALYPANEWEIITEEINKLNNYDKKVRDFRRFFYRGASEISLDSSSRLLLPKTLLDWPKIDKEIVLFCHSFIIEIWSKSSYDGLLSNEPEDFSPIAQSVMGNKKEHDGD
- the rsmH gene encoding 16S rRNA (cytosine(1402)-N(4))-methyltransferase RsmH: MTETNDYHQPVLLNESIQGLNINPAGSYVDVTYGGGGHSSEILNQITSGKLIAFDKDKDAQQNTLNDKRFTLVQHDFSYMKNFLKYLNTIPVEGILADLGVSSYQFDTAQRGFSYRFEADLDMRMDQDSKQSAYNLLNESSEADLHKFFGMFGEVKNAKTLAKTIVESRKIKPIQTTSQLYTILEKCTHKNDHLPRYAGMVFQALRIKVNNELESLTRFLKQSEEVLTKGGRLVVITYHSLEDRLVKNFIKTGNVEGKVEKDMYGNFSTTLKAINRKPILPSKEEIEKNIRSRSAKLRIAEKI
- a CDS encoding transpeptidase family protein; translated protein: MNTKRDILIRVYLSFVFFLLIGIAISTQIGKVQFKEGKYWRSISDSLTTSYRSIEPIRGNIYSADDKLLVTSIPIYELRIDFKTEAWMDEEYYDQNIDSFCFKMSQLFKDASSKEYKYRISRAKNRKERYYLLKRNVNHNYLKSVKELPFLNRGKYKGGFIVEQHSIRIHPFQLLAERTIGYKVPNVQGVGLEGAFDEYLAGKNGQRLMQKISGGQWIPINYDNEVEPEDGKDIISTIDVNIQDFTEEALLKALMRHEAQNGCAVVMEVETGHIKAIANLKRNTNGSYGEKYNYAVGASTEPGSTFKLITALILLEKNIVKLTDKMDIEEGSIEFYDRVMRDASSEGYGRISFKEAFEHSSNVAFSKLVFDNFKNNPTAFINEIQKISIDKPLGLGIAGEGKPVFKSPESSDWSGITLPWMSVGYELLMTPLQMLTVYNAVANNGVMVKPLFASEVRHIDKVVKRYDTEVINKQICSKKTCEQLKILLNGVVQTGTASNIRSSQYKIAGKTGTALVAYQGSYSKDKKYQASFAGYFPSDNPKYSCIVVITDPSMGLIYGSSVAAPVFKEIADKIFVKGQQNYLTQDRAKDNDYNSMPIVKYGKKEDMINMSSYLGLDMKMNSSGTEWVYVRPENNKIQLYNKLIKDEIIPDVRGMVLSDAIYILENLGLNVKAQGVGKVTTQSFKPGSHVYKNSIIRLKLS